A genomic segment from Oncorhynchus clarkii lewisi isolate Uvic-CL-2024 chromosome 12, UVic_Ocla_1.0, whole genome shotgun sequence encodes:
- the LOC139422281 gene encoding cytoglobin-1-like: MERQQGEVTADRLERLDPLCDSEREMIKDTWAKVYQNCDDVGVAILIRLFVNFPSSKQYFSQFQQVEDPRELERSAQLRKHSRRVMNAINTLVENLHDGDKMVSVLKLVGKAHALRHNVEPVYFKILCGVILEVLVADFPDYITPEVAVAWTKLLDAIYWHVKGVYEEVGWASSSAV, encoded by the exons ATGGAGAGGCAGCAGGGAGAGGTAACGGCAGATCGCCTGGAGCGCCTAGATCCACTCtgtgactcagagagagagatgatcaaGGACACCTGGGCCAAAGTCTACCAGAACTGTGATGATGTCGGGGTGGCCATTCTCATCAG GCTCTTTGTGAACTTCCCCTCCTCCAAGCAGTACTTTAGCCAGTTCCAACAGGTGGAGGACCCTAGGGAACTGGAGAGGAGTGCCCAGCTCAGGAAGCACTCACGCAGGGTGATGAACGCCATCAACACCCTGGTGGAGAACCTCCATGACGGGGACAAGATGGTGTCTGTTCTGAAGCTGGTGGGCAAGGCCCATGCACTCAGACACAATGTGGAGCCTGTCTACTTCAAG atcCTGTGTGGGGTGATTCTGGAGGTGCTGGTTGCAGACTTTCCTGATTACATCACTCCAGAGGTGGCAGTGGCGTGGACCAAACTGCTGGATGCCATCTACTGGCACGTGAAAGGCGTGTATGAGGAGGTGGGCTGGGCCTCCAGCTCTGCTGTGTGA